The window ACACAATCTGTGAATCCAACCCAACATGTATGAGCTCCCTCACCCTTCCTCCACCACTGTATTTGGTAtgtgttttgaagaaataaaaatagaCATATCATAAGCAAGAAAAGGCAGCTTACACTACAACAACGCTTGCTAGTTGAGGAAGATCTTCCCCATTCATGAACATTTCATACATATTGTTTAGCCAAACTGATATTGCTGTATATGCTCCACCTTCCCACATTCTGCAAAATGGTCAACATTGAGACTAAAACAAGCCTAACTCAAAGAACACTTggaagattaaaaaattattgtgatacCTGTGTACATCCACAGACCACACGAGTTTGTTTTTACGGAAGAGTTCAGGAAAAATTCCCCTCTTTAATGCTTCGCTGAGCACTCTTGCGGCCCTTTGTTTCTGGCCCAGCCACCAAAGTGCTTCTAAAAGAGTATTATAAAACCTCATTCCCAAACCACATCCTTCAGAGTTAAGTTTGTCAAAGACATACTCTACCATCTGCCAGTTAGAGTCATCATCATAATCTCCCTTGATCAGCTGTCCAGTCACTTGATGTATACTTGATTCCCTAATTGTCAGCATCTCATCCAGCAACTCATAGGCGTCATCCCACCTGAAAGCAAAGAATTCAAGAGGTAAGACGTCATATAAGCAAATGGATGATTGGTTCATTTCTGTAGAATCTGCATAATTGCGTGAATAACTTATGCTTCATTAGTAACAAATGTTTGACTGCAGTTGAAGTGTAGAACCCCCACAAAATTTggattgttattttatttacatgAATGCACCGAAACACATACTTTACGATACTAGAACTACATTCCTTAAAGCTTGTTCAACAATAGTACAGATCACACGGTTAACAGCCAAGTACGAAAGCTTCATATCATGATGTAGGTAATTGTGACTCAGTAGTGTAATGGATGTATGCCTGTTTGGGCATCAATGCAGAAAATAGCATAGAATCacttatcaccaaaaaaaaaaaaaaaaacatagaatcCAGATTTCACTCAAAAGTTGCAGCATTCACCCTTATATTTAGTAACTTACCTATCTCATTTACAACTCATGCCAATATACAAGATGGATTTGGATTACTTGTACCTTGGGCTTCTCTTATTCATACAAATTGACAAGTATAATTGTAACCACTAGCTTAGAAATTAGAAACTGTTATTGTAGTgagtttttataaatatttaaaaattgaaattttgaatgaatGCTGACCTGTCACTCTTTGCATAGACGGCTAGCATCATGCAATAGCACATGACACTGGGCAATATTCCTGAAGATTTAATTTCCTGGAAGTGCTCCACACTCTCATCAACAAGACCTGCGACGCAGTAAACACTTAAAACTGCCTCAAGGGTCCGTTCATCAGGATCACATCTTGACTTTTCCATCTCAATGTATGTCTTTACAGCTTCTTCAAATTGGCCTCCTTGCCGAAAAGCTTCAATCACACCATTGAAGGAATCCACATTTCGTGCAACACCAGACTCACCCATTCTGTGTAAAATAGCTCCACACTCCTTGTATAATCCGCCCCTCGCAAATGCATGAATCAGCGAGTTGTAGGTTTCAACAGTCGGCCCACTCCCCACTTCGTTCATTGTATTAAAGGCAACAAGAGCTTCCTCATACAATGCAGTTTGCCCATATGCCTCAATAACCCCAGTGTAAGCCTTAGAACTAGGCACTATccctttctcattcatcttaACCAAAATTTTCTTGGCATCCTCATGGAGCCCCCCTTTCCCACAAGCAAATATTAACCCCTCATAAGTTTCCATATTCGGTTCCACATTCTCCTCCCCCATATCATGAAACAAAGTCACCACCTCCTTAAAATACCCACCCTCACCAAACACCTGTATCAAAATGTTATACGTAGCCGCATCCGGCTCTGTATTGCTCACTTTCATCTCGAGAAAAAGCTCGCGAACATCATCAtacctcccattcctcccatacaaattcaacaaaatactataAGTAGCCGCATTCGGCACACACCCTGCAGCCTGCATCTGCCTAAACACCCCCATTGCGTCTTTAATAGACCCCAATTTCGCGTACGCCTCTAACAACACATTATAGGACATTATATCAGGCAAATTCCCTCCTAACTCCATTTCCTTAAGCAACCCCGAAACCTTCTCGAGCTTACCTAATTTCCCAAACGTCTCGACTAAGTAACTATAAGTAGTTATATCAGGAACTATTCCTCCCTCATTCATATTCCTAAAAACCATCTCGGCCTCATCGCTTAAACCCCTATGAGCACAAGCACTAAGCAAAGTATTATAAGTAACAAGATCAGGTAAAATCCCTTCATGTCTCATTTCAGCAAACAATCCTAACAATCCCTCCCAATCCAAACCACCTCTAGCACAAGCATTGATAACAGTATTATACGTCAATATACTCGGCGAAATCATTTCCTTTTTCATTCTATCTAAGAGTTCAAGAGAGACCTCATACTGACCGTGGCGGCCATAGGCGTTGATAACCGCGGTGTACGCGAACACCGTTCGAGCCACGCCTTGACCAGGCATTTCATCGAACACCTCGCGGCACTTGTCGAGCAATCCCTCGCGGCCGAGCAGACTGATCATGATCGTGTATATGTGCTCGTTAGGTTTGCACCAGATCTGTCGCTGCATGTACTTGAAGAGACGAAGCGACCGCTGCCAATCTCCGCGCTGCGCGAACTCCTTGAACACGAGCGCGAAGTCGTTCAGCGACATCTTGTTCTTGAACATCTCCAAGCACCGCGCGATGCTTCCGCGCGGCGGGAGGCTGCTCAGCTTGTTGATTAGGGTTTCGACGTCGTAGCTGTACTTCCCTTTCTCCACCGTCACCGACGGGTTTCCGAGGACGAGCTCCTTCGGCTTTGCTCTCGGTCTTCCGGCGAGGGATCTCCGGTCGCCGGCGGAGAGGAATATCCggtggaagaagaagaatcttCTAGGGCTCCTGGCTGGGAACGTGAAGAGCGGAGAGGAGGAAAGAGGTGAAGAAGAATGCGGTAGAGAGAGAGTGGGCGAGAGGGTCATTTTCGTAACTTCGTGGTTAGCATGAATTTTGTTTTCCCTGGAATTTGAATTCCCACGGATTTGAAATCTGATTTTGACAAGGAAATTGAAGTTTCAGAGagtagaggaagagagagctTTGAGAGTGAGAGCTGAAAATAGTAGTAACGAACTTAGCTTGAAGAAAGACACGTGGAGCTCTTTTTGGTTGTGgataaagaagaagagggaagagaaagCGGGCCGGGTAAACGGGTTGAAAGCGCGGGTCCACTAGTTTGTTACCCGGAAGTTAACCGTTGTTGGTGGTGACTGTTATGGGCTTTTGGGTCGTTGATGGGTTAACCCGGAATTACGTTAATAATTGGCGGTAACAGAATTTTAAAACGGTAGGCTCTATGTGGTTGCAGCGGGAAAACGTGCATGAGTACCGgttaatcattttaaaaaaataaataaataaaattagcaagtgtttctctttctcttttatttctttctaagTCCTAATTATGAAGAATTAGTTTGGTCACCAAACTTTCGTAGCATTGAACTCCAAGTGTGCATTTGGGAAGCATTTCCTTTTGGCGTTTGTACGTTCTGTTGAAAAAATATGGATTCCACAACACTGTTTACGAACTCACAAAAGTCATCCAAatacatattttaatataaatttaggtcccacagcactattcacacatttataaattattttgctatagtgttttcagcaataagttttcaattttcagcaaataagcggtatccaaacacacccaagTGACTCTTGTCGTGATTTTCTGCATTCTGGTAGCTCTACTTGTATGTAAGGGTGGTCCTAGGACCACTCtcacttgtcaaaaaaaatttatacatgcaaaaaaaatttatataaataattattttaaactaatatATTTTGTGACCACCTGacttgaaaaaattatatatatatatacacttaaaaaatatatattatttactaaattaacctattttgatcatcttaataaaaattttgaacacttTTACTTGAGACTCACAAGAATTTGAgttccacaatattttcacaataaattttatgtgatAAGCTGTTACTTTAATTCGGGTTCAATATTGACATGTTTTACCCACCAGTAATAGGCTAACAACTTGTtgcttaagatttgttatgaaattgttgtagttactttattattctcatatcagtattttcaatttgcactttatcttttactggtcttttttttctctctctctctctctgttagtacaaaaaaaaaatgtaatatttcgtatatttgcgtttttttttttttgtgacattgatatattcaaattgtctctttattgaattttgtataatttaagtttcttagtgactaccctaaaaaaaattcctagagccgctACCGTGTGTCCTTCTCTAATTGTGATTTTGTTGAGCCTAATCCAACTTGATCTATTGGACTAGTAACTTGGTGAACCGGTGTCTAAAGCGATCTGATTGTTTAATTGGAATACTTGTATGATTGATCAGGTAAAATATGGCAAAATTCAACggtttttttgtttcaatgagTACAACCCAATCGGTTGTTGTGACCCATttggtttttataattttaaataaatttatcttaaTGTGTTTATTAACTGCAGtactatttttttgaatttggaacATAATCAAAACGAgagatttgattttaaaatgaGGCTAATGCTTGAATTTTTAACAAAGATATAGTTTCAAGTTTTGACTAAGATAATCCATGATATTAGACCAACAAGTGAGATATGCAATATGTTAAAACATGACTTTGGAGTTTGAGATATGCTTTTTTATGCCTAGAGATAATATAATGTAATAAGATTTAATGTAGCAAAGACTTTGCTACAATTTTATGACAtcttttattctatatttttttggtgttgttaCTTGCGAAACACCGAAACCTTGAGTTTGAATTATATTTAGGTGGCTTATTTTTTAGACTTaatattaattagtaattttggcatgccttttttttacaaaaaatttcatatttattttatgacttctcaaatttatctttatttttatttaaccaTGCGATTTAACTGATGAACCGATGACCTTAACTGATGAACTAATGacctaagagcattcacaatgggCCAGCTATATGCCAAATGTAACCAAAATTTAGCATTCAGTCCCAATAACTTTCAACAGCCGAAAGGCTACTCATGGAAAAGGAAGAGGTGGGTATGGGTTTGATATGGATGGTGGGTTTAGAGTTCTAGGTTCTTCTGGgacttatgtgtgtgtgtgtgtgtgttttttttcttttgttgtgaCACTGTGATTCTCGCCGATAATGGGTTGATCAACAATGGTGGGTTGCGATCCGAGTCGTGTTTTGTGTTATGGGTTTTGAAGTTTTGGGTTCTTCTAggttttgtgtgtttgtgttatgtgtgtgtgtgagtgtgtttttttttttttttttttttttgtgaccgATGCCTAAAGGAAGAGGTGGGTATGACTGAATTAGGTATAGGTTTGATATGGATGGtgggtttggagttttgggTTCTTTTGggacatgtgtgtgtgtgtgtgtgtgttttattttattattattattattattgttattttttctctcttttggttGTGACGCTATGATTATTGTTGATACAATTGTCTGGGTTTTGATCAGGGTTgatcttggtttttttttttttttttttttttaaaaaaattttaaatatgggtttttgttccggtgggattttggtgggTAGTGGGCAGTGGCGGTGTGGTGGGCATGGTGAAGCCGCGATGGTGGTGACTGGGTAGTGGAGGTGcggtgctagaggttgagggagcTTGTGAGCTTGTGAGACCCATTGATACTAGCGGTGACAAGTTGTTGATGAGGAACTAAGAGTGAGTGAGAACCAGAGAGAAGCTTTACTAGTTTGGGATAGACGAAACAAATGGGAaaacacacaaaagaaaaaaacaaaaatgaagatGGAAGATAAAGGAGAAGAAGGAGAACAATAAAGGAATGGAGGAGTCAAGAAGATACATACGcgtgtggaggagaaaattgggaaaaaatatattttattgtgtagatatattattttaatgagtagaataggaaaataaaagttgagatgttaggtgtgttgtaaaatggtatggtataattgataaagtagctttttatgATGGTAAAATAGTATAGGATAGCATTTCcggatgggaatgctctaatgACCCAGCTATTATGCCAGATTAATGCCTCGATACTGGTTTAATAACTACACTAATActataatacaaatttttttcctccattggctattttttaatttaaaaaaaaaaaaattcagaataaTCCCCCTAGGCCCTATAGTGTTATTCCTCATTGTAGTTAAATAAATTTCCTGTTTCGtataaatataagtttttttaatttgcttCATTTTGTATGTAGTAGATTCAAGCTATAccacttaataatatttaattggattgttcttatttttttaattacatactTCTTTTGTATTGTATTCAAATATGTCaattattttcttatcaaaataataataatatgtcaATTATTTTCTGAATAGAATGTTATCTATTATCCAAATCATAAACACATGTACTTAtagcatattttaaaaatgaacaaaCTAATTTAGATGGTTGTCAATATCTAGTATTTTGATATTTAGTAAGCAATGCAGCCATGCGAAGAACCTACAATCTAATtgtgaatttatcaaaattatttaataaaataattgttgagTTTTGTAACTCCAAGAACAATGTTACACGGTGATTGATTTAAATGCAATCTTGTATATGTATTAGCGTTCCACATttgatagaaaatttaaaatatgtgaAAATTGTTAGTgattatttttggtaaattcctaataagatttttttttttggttgctttaaATATACTATTGGTCCTAAAATTTAGCTCATGAGCGATTTTAGTcatgaaaatttaaattgatcGCTTTTGATCCCTTATATGACTTGGTCAGACTAAAATTTGACACACTATCGCTCAGTTAGACACATTATGcactaaaagtctaaaaataaaataataataaaaaaaatcagacagGAATCACTCATGAGTTAAATTTTTAGAGACTTATACTGTATTTTGGCAAGATTTTATAAGGGTGTAGAATTTGGTGGTTGGATAAGTTTAAAGACATATGAACATATTGCAAAACATATACATGTGTCTTGTGTGGCTTTAATAGCTTCTTATACGAGGAGAAACCAATATTTAGAGCACTCACAGTAAAAGAGGTATAGttgctataatgctattttagcaactTAAACACCCAAATGTAAGCTACAACAAAGTTACTATAAGTTgctatatctaaaaaaaataccaacaGTGCTACAGTGGGCTGTCAAAGATAACAAGCCACTATAgctcaaaacttaaatatatatatatatatatatatattattttatgtctttctctctcctctcgtcttaaaaaaaaaatctctctttttgaattttttttttattatttcttaagcTATGGCCAAATatatgtctctctctttcttttatttttttctttctttcaatttttgttctctcttttgtggtggtgatgggttttgtgCCGGTTTTGGGTGGGGGGTAATGGGTTTTGTGGCCAATTGTGGGTGTtgttgtgatgggttttgtggtgttttttttttcccggtggtggtgatggtggtggctgGCAGTGGGTTGCAAGTTGTGGGTTCTTGTTTATGGTTATGGTTGGTGGGACGACGGTGGTGGCGGTTGAGGTGGTTGTTGAtgttggtttggattttgtggtggttgtttatcattattttaatgagttatttatattattttaaatgagttgATAAAAATATAGATGCTTTGATGTTGGATGTTTTATAAAGTGAGTtgttaaaatgaataaagttgATTTTTAAGTTGCTAAAAGCTATAATTTTTAACTCCCTTACTGTGAATGCTCGTAAGCATTAGCATAAGGTTGCTAAATTGACTAAAAGTCAATTTAGCAACCAATCCCCTTAAAACAACTTCTACAGCaaagaagataaagataaaaatatttgAGTTTTAGCTACAGTGGGCTGCTATCTATAGCAATGTagctcaaaactcaaaactcaaaacaaaaaataatattttaatgtggAGTGttaaaaataagtattttaatgtattgatggttgtgattgttgtttactgtgttaaatatattattttattgtgttgtttatattattttaatgtgttgaataTTAATGTAAAACCTTTGTTGTagggtgtattataaagtgggttattaaaatagataaaatagtgtttttttttttttataagaatacaGTAGTGTTTGAGTTgctaaaatctaatttttttagatgCTTTACT of the Quercus robur chromosome 10, dhQueRobu3.1, whole genome shotgun sequence genome contains:
- the LOC126701676 gene encoding pentatricopeptide repeat-containing protein At1g74850, chloroplastic; translation: MTLSPTLSLPHSSSPLSSSPLFTFPARSPRRFFFFHRIFLSAGDRRSLAGRPRAKPKELVLGNPSVTVEKGKYSYDVETLINKLSSLPPRGSIARCLEMFKNKMSLNDFALVFKEFAQRGDWQRSLRLFKYMQRQIWCKPNEHIYTIMISLLGREGLLDKCREVFDEMPGQGVARTVFAYTAVINAYGRHGQYEVSLELLDRMKKEMISPSILTYNTVINACARGGLDWEGLLGLFAEMRHEGILPDLVTYNTLLSACAHRGLSDEAEMVFRNMNEGGIVPDITTYSYLVETFGKLGKLEKVSGLLKEMELGGNLPDIMSYNVLLEAYAKLGSIKDAMGVFRQMQAAGCVPNAATYSILLNLYGRNGRYDDVRELFLEMKVSNTEPDAATYNILIQVFGEGGYFKEVVTLFHDMGEENVEPNMETYEGLIFACGKGGLHEDAKKILVKMNEKGIVPSSKAYTGVIEAYGQTALYEEALVAFNTMNEVGSGPTVETYNSLIHAFARGGLYKECGAILHRMGESGVARNVDSFNGVIEAFRQGGQFEEAVKTYIEMEKSRCDPDERTLEAVLSVYCVAGLVDESVEHFQEIKSSGILPSVMCYCMMLAVYAKSDRWDDAYELLDEMLTIRESSIHQVTGQLIKGDYDDDSNWQMVEYVFDKLNSEGCGLGMRFYNTLLEALWWLGQKQRAARVLSEALKRGIFPELFRKNKLVWSVDVHRMWEGGAYTAISVWLNNMYEMFMNGEDLPQLASVVVVRGQMEKSSISRDFPIAKAAYSFLQDKVSSFFSFPGWNKGRIICQRSQLKRILLGTESSSSSDGTKKDKIIDLSNSPFNLPGTRTPRSDVMNGHKKDADSESRIMTRTEMIPSTV